The nucleotide window TGATCTGATTGAACGTTATGAGAATAAACTCACTAGCCTCTACGATTGGCTAAATAGTATGGGTTTTAGTTTGCTTTGTCGTCAGAAAAGGGTATTGCAGGATAAGAAGTCGCTACCTATAGATAATCTTTGTAATTAGTTATTTGTTAGTTGATTTTGTAACAGCTGCTGAACTTTCTGTAGAATATTGAAGCGTGCAAAGTTCTTGCGGTATACCAAGCTTAATTTTCTGCTCGGTGCTGGCTTTGGTAAGGGCTTGATTTTTACTTCATTGGGAAGATTTTTTAAAGCCAGTTCTGGCAAGATGCTAATCCCAATGTTCATGGCTACCATAAATTTAATTGTTTCTAGCGAGCTTGCAGTTATCAGACCAATACCATTGCTAGCATTTGTATTACATTCTGGGCAGATTTTTAATACCTGGTCACGAAAACAATTGCCTAATCCAAGTAAGAGAAAGGTTTCCTGTTCCAATTCCGAAGCGCTGATTTTATTTATTTTTGCAAGCTTATGATCTTTAGCGCAAATGACAGCCAGTTTGTCATCATATAATTCAATTTGGGTTAACTCTGGGTGATTGGTCTCAGTTGCAAGAATAATTGCATCCAATTCACCTTTTAGTAATTTATTTGTAAGTCCATCAGTATAGCCTTCCTCAACTATCAGTTGTAATTTTGATTCCTTGCTGATGACTTCCTGAATCAATTTCGGAAAAATATAAGGACCAATAGTAAAGATTGCACCAATTTTAAGTGGCTGCTTATATGGGTTTTGATTGGTTTCAACAATATCAAGTAAATTGTGAGCTTCAAGAATTATTTTTCGCGCTTGATTTACTATTTCTTCCCCTGATGGAGTAATGAGCACCCGGTGATTCTCACGTTCAAAAATGGTAATTCCCAGATTATCTTCCAACTTTTTTATGGCAATTGATAGGGTTGGCTGCGAGACAAAACATTTTTGGGCAGCCTTGGCAAAGTGTTGTTCATCTGCTAACGCTACTAGATATTTTAGATCGGTTAATGTGAAATTGATCATATAAGGTCGGATTTTGTATTTAGGTAGTTAATCGCGACTAGTTGAGAGCGATCTGAAAATTCAGCCAGCTCTTTAGGAGTTGCAGTTACCTGATCGCCAAGTAAGCGATTCACTAATGTAACGGCCAGCATCGTTGCCG belongs to Aquella oligotrophica and includes:
- a CDS encoding LysR substrate-binding domain-containing protein; the protein is MINFTLTDLKYLVALADEQHFAKAAQKCFVSQPTLSIAIKKLEDNLGITIFERENHRVLITPSGEEIVNQARKIILEAHNLLDIVETNQNPYKQPLKIGAIFTIGPYIFPKLIQEVISKESKLQLIVEEGYTDGLTNKLLKGELDAIILATETNHPELTQIELYDDKLAVICAKDHKLAKINKISASELEQETFLLLGLGNCFRDQVLKICPECNTNASNGIGLITASSLETIKFMVAMNIGISILPELALKNLPNEVKIKPLPKPAPSRKLSLVYRKNFARFNILQKVQQLLQNQLTNN